Proteins encoded by one window of Aphis gossypii isolate Hap1 chromosome X, ASM2018417v2, whole genome shotgun sequence:
- the LOC114128995 gene encoding N6-adenosine-methyltransferase non-catalytic subunit-like isoform X2 yields the protein MFKLHQLGFSNVQQLREALNPYRKKKNQTRSIKKYNAKVTSIEPTFEDSIPFLKDTILYNPHNDYCQHFIDTGQRPQNFIRDVHIDNRYEEFPKLKELVHLKDQLVFETAAPPMFLKCNLSTYNLKSLNVKFDVILVEPPLEEYQQTLGITRKDLWNWKQVMDLKLNEIAARRSFIFLWCGSSDGLDNGRDCLRHWGFRRCEDICWIQTNIKNSNHLKCLEPNALFQRTKEHCLMGIKGTVRRSIDGDFIHSNIDTDLIISEKNDYGSMEKPAEIFNIIEHFCLGRRRLHLFGCDGSIRPGWLTLGQELTISNFNIDLYQSYFINGKLTTGCTNRIEELRPKSPPSFNKCQNK from the exons ctAGGTTTCTCAAATGTACAACAGTTAAGAGAAGCATTAAATCCttatagaaagaaaaaaaatcaaacgcgctcaattaaaaaatataatgctaaAGTAACGAGTATAGAACCAACTTTTGAGGATTCAATACCATTTCTTAaagatacaatattgtataatccACACAATGATTATTGTCAGCATTTTATTGATACTGGTCAACGTCcacaaaattttattagagATGTTCACATTGACAACAGATATGAAGAATTTCCTAAGCTAAAGGAATTAGTTCATTTAAAG GATCAACTTGTATTTGAAACTGCTGCTCCTCCAATGTTTCTAAAGTGTAATCTTagcacatataatttaaaaagtttaaatgttaaatttgatgttATACTTGTTGAACCACCTTTAGAAGAATATCAACAAACATTAGGTATAACCAGAAAAGATCTATGGAATTGGAAACAA gtaatggacttgaaattaaatgaaatagcTGCTCGtcgtagttttatttttctttggtgTGGTTCATCTGATGGTTTGGATAATGGTCGTGATTGTTTACGTCACTGGGGTTTTAGGCGCTGTGAAGATATTTGTTGgattcaaacaaatattaaaaattctaaccatttaaaatgtttggaaCCAAATGCTCTTTTCCAACGTACtaag GAACATTGTTTAATGGGTATCAAAGGGACAGTCCGTCGATCTATAGATGGTGATTTTATTCACTCAAACATTGAtactgatttaattattagtgaaaAGAATGACTATGGTTCAATGGAAAAACCGGcagaaatattcaatattatagaacatttttGTCTCGGAAGAAGAAG ATTACATCTATTTGGTTGCGATGGTAGTATACGTCCAGGATGGCTAACTCTGGGACAAGAATTGACTATTTCTAATTTCAACATTGATTTATATCAAAGTTATTTCATCAATGGTAAATTAACAACTGGTTGTACAAATCGTATTGAAGAATTAAGACCAAAGTCTCCTCCTTCTTTTAATAAATGCCAAAATAAATga
- the LOC114128996 gene encoding zinc finger CCHC domain-containing protein 8 homolog: MSENNEAMEYETTKNDNIDELSLQPGYSGTEPYDYPRSYDNSELYDNSGPYDGSGSSDDLEQDYYPETNELESKEESEPLFVIDRTKNFRLNRPIEYESSFNKNKCGKNNFGAQRQNSCWNCNSVDHSLHNCPEPRVQWKITKNRQTFLMQKQQQQNSGGRNFKNRYGNHKNVRYFIAGTKTLWSDLTPGKLSDSLLNALGVPKNGLPIHIYRMREHGYPSGWLEEAREEYSGISIYTTPNECLPLPGRENGTNDYFHCNINERKLHEYPGFNAPCPPDVIDEAKAFGCPDYNPEQSLKHMFKRLKTGQVGNNGIPLSSGASSQNTCFASTKNEYSTEGNTLDLKINEKLKDGPPSSPEDGEITEDESKPENNEDEVPSNAIVPEIDEQNNSKSFESCIDTQNDSQTNFSDSKTMDNELTSTPTSKRQFGDVKSEILGTPVLKNFSSYGNRPTHENFAKGMVDMVDHENLPNAIGTFKKLKEILKDVRKTIKDLI; the protein is encoded by the exons ATGAGTGAAAACAATGAGGCTATGGAATATGAAACTACTAagaatgataatattgatgaattaAGTCTACAACCAGGGTACAGTGGTACAGAACCGTATGATTATCCAAGATCTTATGATAATTCAGAACTATATGATAATTCTGGACCATACGATGGTTCGGGATCTTCTGATGATTTAGAACAAGATTATTATCCAGAAACTAATGAGTTGGAATCAAAAGAAGAAAGTGAACCTTTGTTTGTTATAGACAGAACTAAAAACTTTAGGCTAAATCGTCCGATAGAATACGAG agttcgtttaataaaaataaatgtggaaaaaataattttggtgcACAAAGACAGAATTCATGTTGGAATTGTAATTCTGTAGATCATTCGTTGCATAATTGTCCAGAACCTAGAGTTCAAtggaaaattacaaaaaaccgACAGACTTTTCTTAtgcaaaaacaacaacaacaaaattcTGGTGGTAGAAACTTCAAAAATcg atatggaaatcataaaaatgtacgaTACTTTATAGCAGGAACTAAAACTTTATGGAGTGATTTAACACCTGGTAAATTAAgtgatagtttattaaatgcaTTGGGTGTTCCTAAAAATGGACTCCCAATACATATCTACAGAATGCGTGAACATGGTTATCCTAGTGGATGGCTAGAAGAAGCTAGAGAAGAATATTCTGGAATTTCAATATATACTACACCTAacgaat gtTTACCTCTTCCTGGCAGAGAAAATGGAACAAATGATTACTTCCATTGCAATATTAATGAAAGAAAATTACACGAATATCCTGGATTTAATGCACCTTGTCCACCAGATGTTATtgat gaAGCGAAAGCATTTGGTTGTCCTGATTATAATCCTGAGCAAAGCCTTAAACATAtgtttaaaagattaaaaactgGCCAAGTTGGTAATAATGGAATACCATTGTCGTCTGGAGCTAGTAGTCAAAATACATGTTTTGCATCTACCAAAAATg aatattcaACTGAAGGAAATACcttggatttaaaaattaatgaaaaattaaaagatggACCACCCTCATCGCCAGAAGATGGAGAAATTACAGAAGATGAAAGTAAACCAGAAAATAATGAAGATGAG gttCCATCTAATGCAATAGTGCCGGAAATTGATGAgcaaaataattcaaagtcCTTTGAAAGTTGTATAGATACTCAAAATGATTCCCAAACAAATTTCTCTGATTCAAAAACTATGGACAATGAATTGACCTCAACACCAACATCAAAAAGGCAATTTGGTGACGTTAAATCTGAAATCCTTGGCACTCCAGTTCTCAAAAACTTTTCTTCTTATGGAAACCGACCAACTCATGAAAATTTTGCTAAAGGAATGGTTGATATGGTAGATCATGAAAACTTACCAAATGCTATAGGgacatttaaaaagttaaaagaaatattgaaaGACGTACGCAAGAcaattaaagatttaatatga
- the LOC114128997 gene encoding protein C10 — MTTPIQFDSNTMRVILAEILESLTTCENALNLEDAKSKAGNDMLKVMQYVYPIVISTQMDVIKKYGLPEGREGIIKFTRSVVAFEKDDRVVADLHRQIRSFYLPPVNVSSAVTSHV, encoded by the exons ATGACAACGCCAATACAGTTTGATTCAAATACTATGagag ttattttggcTGAAATTCTGGAATCTCTGACAACTTGTGAAAATGCATTGAATTTAGAAGATGCTAAAAGTAAGGCTGGTAACGATATGCTAAAAGTAATGCAGTATGTATATCCAATAGTTATTAGTACTCAAATGgacgtaataaaaaaatatgggcTTCCTGAAGGACGAGAag gaattataaaatttaccagAAGTGTAGTTGCATTTGAAAAAGATGATAGAGTAGTAGCTGATCTTCACCGCCAGATACGATCTTTTTATTTGCCACCAGTCAATGTTTCAAGTGCTGTAACCTCACATGtgtag
- the LOC114128995 gene encoding N6-adenosine-methyltransferase non-catalytic subunit-like isoform X1 produces MSETLRILKKQSKKRKEMIAKILGFSNVQQLREALNPYRKKKNQTRSIKKYNAKVTSIEPTFEDSIPFLKDTILYNPHNDYCQHFIDTGQRPQNFIRDVHIDNRYEEFPKLKELVHLKDQLVFETAAPPMFLKCNLSTYNLKSLNVKFDVILVEPPLEEYQQTLGITRKDLWNWKQVMDLKLNEIAARRSFIFLWCGSSDGLDNGRDCLRHWGFRRCEDICWIQTNIKNSNHLKCLEPNALFQRTKEHCLMGIKGTVRRSIDGDFIHSNIDTDLIISEKNDYGSMEKPAEIFNIIEHFCLGRRRLHLFGCDGSIRPGWLTLGQELTISNFNIDLYQSYFINGKLTTGCTNRIEELRPKSPPSFNKCQNK; encoded by the exons ATGAGTGAaacattaagaatattaaaaaaacagtcTAAAAAAAGGAAAGAAATGATtgcaaaaata ctAGGTTTCTCAAATGTACAACAGTTAAGAGAAGCATTAAATCCttatagaaagaaaaaaaatcaaacgcgctcaattaaaaaatataatgctaaAGTAACGAGTATAGAACCAACTTTTGAGGATTCAATACCATTTCTTAaagatacaatattgtataatccACACAATGATTATTGTCAGCATTTTATTGATACTGGTCAACGTCcacaaaattttattagagATGTTCACATTGACAACAGATATGAAGAATTTCCTAAGCTAAAGGAATTAGTTCATTTAAAG GATCAACTTGTATTTGAAACTGCTGCTCCTCCAATGTTTCTAAAGTGTAATCTTagcacatataatttaaaaagtttaaatgttaaatttgatgttATACTTGTTGAACCACCTTTAGAAGAATATCAACAAACATTAGGTATAACCAGAAAAGATCTATGGAATTGGAAACAA gtaatggacttgaaattaaatgaaatagcTGCTCGtcgtagttttatttttctttggtgTGGTTCATCTGATGGTTTGGATAATGGTCGTGATTGTTTACGTCACTGGGGTTTTAGGCGCTGTGAAGATATTTGTTGgattcaaacaaatattaaaaattctaaccatttaaaatgtttggaaCCAAATGCTCTTTTCCAACGTACtaag GAACATTGTTTAATGGGTATCAAAGGGACAGTCCGTCGATCTATAGATGGTGATTTTATTCACTCAAACATTGAtactgatttaattattagtgaaaAGAATGACTATGGTTCAATGGAAAAACCGGcagaaatattcaatattatagaacatttttGTCTCGGAAGAAGAAG ATTACATCTATTTGGTTGCGATGGTAGTATACGTCCAGGATGGCTAACTCTGGGACAAGAATTGACTATTTCTAATTTCAACATTGATTTATATCAAAGTTATTTCATCAATGGTAAATTAACAACTGGTTGTACAAATCGTATTGAAGAATTAAGACCAAAGTCTCCTCCTTCTTTTAATAAATGCCAAAATAAATga